One part of the Nostoc sp. PCC 7120 = FACHB-418 genome encodes these proteins:
- a CDS encoding TIGR02921 family PEP-CTERM protein: MKSFWNASFEGIFWLWNLTFLSLVYLGILPFVGVPLVLATARGDIPIEFSLALVTLIAVPTISSIIGGWCFLQQPVKLIRLFYGVEAPLFVLCLLRLFLIRELTPASSQILLTMGVCIAAFAGELFWGYASRRKIGLQWVQMLAHTLMLVFGIYAGAVLLFYALPLAVFLLQELVKFEWVIPLWNILYHTAFVGGLFIISMWLIVLAFSATLFILMPSALTAMYVHSGAKILKAFASEHGNKKAFAGASAVIVAFAVTFLSLQQQPQVMAFSLLANAPKNDSDRQTLITKSEQIRTGLLNAYLSSYRYLSSREENNHISAMYRHVLGLEKTAADGLQETYNFLMSPFLYNGSDKDVAKAEKLYAEFFDTPLQKAEKTAVSHAVQSTFNEQEVKAGLLNINEKKVLLASQQVTVKEHGDWADVELYEVYKNQTPEVQEVFYSFSLPESAVITGLWLGDTNKLDQRFNFVVSPRGAAQKVYNSQVRRERPVDPALLEQVGPRHYRLRAFPIPPNNVQQIEGQPPLPTEMNLWLTYKVLGQDKGWAMPDLGERRNIFWTNQTKRIRNGKEIGFKENAWLEEFIPASQKIQPALHEVSLDEGYKILAKPLSNKDYTLPKNQRVALVLDTSRSMGEHIKELTQTLSWLKQHGFADNDLTNNDADLYISVSPGATPTRLDNLQQFQPEKVAFYGTIQPQEMLAQFNNLRGDTAYDAVLLLSDEGSYELSKNNKTVPATPAPLWMVHLGGLPGAYNDGIIKSLQDSGGGVAVDIAEVLQRIATKSILGDSVVTVVNGYAWYLQTLDTAVTTNNQQDDLLPLAARQLILGLSKQIKLDNLKSLDAIHAVAKKYKIVSPYSSMLVLVNDEQRQLLKEAEAASDRFDRKVENGKENLSKPNNPLKVSVPEPSGGWLLGVSAIALFIFAKRRR; this comes from the coding sequence GTGAAATCGTTTTGGAATGCAAGTTTTGAGGGAATTTTCTGGCTCTGGAACCTGACATTTTTATCATTAGTTTACTTAGGGATATTACCATTTGTCGGTGTGCCATTAGTTCTGGCAACCGCTAGGGGTGATATACCAATTGAATTTTCCTTAGCTTTAGTTACTTTAATTGCCGTTCCCACAATTTCCAGTATTATCGGTGGCTGGTGTTTTCTTCAACAACCTGTAAAACTAATCCGCCTATTTTATGGTGTAGAAGCCCCACTATTTGTCTTGTGTTTATTGCGCTTGTTTTTGATTCGAGAACTCACCCCTGCTAGTAGCCAAATTTTACTGACGATGGGTGTTTGTATTGCTGCTTTTGCGGGAGAACTATTTTGGGGTTATGCTTCTCGGCGCAAAATTGGTTTGCAATGGGTACAAATGTTAGCCCATACATTAATGCTGGTATTCGGCATTTATGCAGGCGCAGTGTTGTTATTTTACGCTTTGCCTTTAGCAGTATTTTTGTTGCAGGAATTGGTGAAATTTGAATGGGTAATTCCATTATGGAATATCTTATATCACACAGCCTTTGTGGGTGGTTTGTTCATAATTTCTATGTGGTTAATTGTTCTTGCTTTTAGCGCTACATTATTTATTTTAATGCCATCGGCATTAACAGCAATGTATGTACACTCAGGAGCAAAAATTTTAAAAGCTTTTGCTTCGGAGCATGGAAATAAAAAGGCATTTGCTGGCGCTAGTGCAGTTATTGTGGCGTTTGCTGTTACTTTTTTATCCTTGCAACAACAGCCCCAAGTAATGGCTTTTTCACTGTTAGCTAATGCGCCGAAAAATGATAGCGATCGCCAAACCCTCATAACTAAATCAGAACAAATCCGCACAGGATTACTTAACGCTTATTTATCTTCTTATCGCTACCTCAGTAGCAGGGAAGAAAATAATCATATCAGCGCTATGTATCGTCATGTCTTAGGTTTGGAGAAGACGGCGGCTGATGGATTGCAAGAAACCTATAATTTTTTGATGTCACCATTTTTATATAATGGTTCCGACAAAGATGTTGCTAAGGCAGAAAAACTCTACGCGGAATTTTTTGACACACCTCTACAAAAAGCCGAAAAAACAGCCGTTAGTCATGCAGTACAATCTACTTTTAACGAGCAGGAAGTTAAAGCAGGTTTATTAAATATCAACGAGAAAAAAGTTTTGTTGGCATCACAACAAGTCACAGTGAAAGAACATGGTGATTGGGCTGATGTGGAATTGTACGAAGTTTATAAAAACCAAACACCAGAAGTTCAGGAAGTTTTCTACTCCTTCTCTTTGCCAGAAAGTGCTGTAATTACCGGCTTATGGTTGGGAGATACCAATAAATTAGACCAACGCTTTAATTTTGTCGTCTCTCCTCGTGGTGCTGCCCAAAAAGTTTATAATTCTCAAGTTAGGCGTGAGCGTCCGGTCGATCCAGCTTTATTAGAACAAGTAGGGCCCAGACATTATCGTTTACGGGCTTTTCCCATTCCTCCCAACAACGTACAACAAATAGAAGGACAACCACCACTCCCTACAGAAATGAACCTATGGTTAACTTACAAGGTGCTGGGACAAGATAAAGGTTGGGCAATGCCAGATTTAGGGGAAAGACGTAATATATTCTGGACTAATCAAACCAAGCGTATCCGCAACGGTAAAGAAATAGGTTTTAAAGAAAATGCTTGGTTAGAAGAATTCATCCCCGCCAGCCAGAAAATTCAGCCTGCACTACATGAGGTGAGTTTAGATGAAGGATACAAAATATTAGCTAAACCCTTATCTAACAAAGATTACACTTTGCCTAAAAATCAGCGCGTCGCCTTAGTTCTCGACACTTCCCGTAGTATGGGAGAACATATCAAAGAATTGACACAAACATTATCTTGGTTGAAACAACACGGTTTTGCAGATAATGATTTGACAAACAACGATGCTGATTTATATATCAGTGTTTCTCCAGGCGCTACACCCACACGATTAGATAATCTCCAACAATTCCAACCCGAAAAAGTAGCCTTCTACGGTACAATTCAACCCCAAGAAATGTTGGCACAGTTTAATAATTTGCGTGGAGATACAGCTTATGATGCTGTTTTATTGTTGAGTGATGAAGGTAGTTATGAGTTGTCAAAGAACAATAAAACCGTCCCTGCTACACCTGCACCTTTGTGGATGGTGCATTTAGGTGGATTGCCTGGAGCCTATAACGATGGCATCATTAAATCATTACAAGATAGCGGTGGTGGAGTTGCTGTTGATATTGCCGAGGTGCTGCAACGAATTGCCACCAAATCAATTTTAGGTGATTCTGTTGTTACCGTTGTCAATGGTTATGCTTGGTATTTGCAGACATTAGACACAGCAGTTACAACTAATAACCAGCAAGATGATTTATTACCATTAGCCGCCAGACAATTAATTTTAGGCTTGAGTAAACAAATTAAATTAGACAACCTCAAAAGTTTGGATGCAATTCACGCTGTAGCCAAAAAGTATAAGATTGTCAGCCCTTATTCTTCGATGTTGGTATTAGTCAACGATGAACAAAGACAGTTACTCAAAGAAGCAGAAGCCGCAAGCGATCGCTTTGATCGTAAAGTTGAAAATGGTAAAGAAAACCTTTCTAAACCCAATAACCCGTTGAAAGTCAGCGTACCTGAACCATCAGGGGGGTGGCTTTTAGGTGTGAGTGCGATCGCTCTATTCATATTTGCGAAGCGTCGGCGCTAA
- a CDS encoding DUF2834 domain-containing protein — translation MYNQPYLQPSKSQKLLSIKSIYLLLAVIGFIVPWSLLLEFIIQHGLYTQFFFQQAFANNVSTTFVVDLLLSTDVFLFFAFIELKRLGFSRRWLLLYFVLTLASGLCCSLPLFLYFREQALEKKV, via the coding sequence ATGTACAACCAACCTTATTTACAACCGTCTAAATCCCAAAAACTTCTGTCGATAAAATCAATTTACTTACTCTTAGCAGTTATTGGTTTTATTGTACCTTGGAGTTTGTTGTTAGAATTTATCATTCAGCATGGTTTGTATACACAGTTTTTCTTTCAGCAAGCATTTGCTAATAATGTCTCGACTACTTTTGTCGTAGATTTATTATTGTCTACAGACGTTTTTTTGTTTTTCGCATTTATAGAACTAAAAAGACTGGGATTTTCACGCCGTTGGTTATTACTATACTTTGTGCTTACTTTAGCATCTGGTTTATGTTGTTCCCTGCCTTTGTTTTTATATTTCCGTGAACAAGCTTTGGAAAAAAAAGTGTAG
- a CDS encoding helix-turn-helix domain-containing protein gives MQSTTNRDTSFGNLLKHWRNQRSFSQLDLAVASEVSQRHISFLESGRAKPSRDMILQLATVLDVPLRYQNMMLTSAGFAPIYSESDLSASEIEPIRKALDFILRQQEPYPALVMDRYWNLIQSNTAAQRLINWLVPTQQLQNLLDSNGKFNLMRFMFHPQGLKPFIANWEEIANHLIQRVYRETLAEGCSQDSINLFQELQTYPDIPRLWQISHTCTWQVPLLTLQFVKNGLSLSFFSTIATLGTPHDITLQELRIESLFPADEVTEENLQKIAVSCNDNHQSILVIIDD, from the coding sequence ATGCAAAGTACTACCAACCGTGATACATCCTTTGGTAATCTGCTAAAACACTGGCGGAATCAACGCAGTTTTAGTCAACTCGATTTGGCTGTAGCCAGTGAAGTCTCTCAGAGACACATCAGCTTTCTGGAATCAGGTAGAGCAAAACCAAGTCGGGATATGATTTTGCAACTCGCTACTGTTTTAGATGTTCCGTTGCGTTACCAAAACATGATGCTGACATCTGCGGGTTTTGCGCCAATTTATTCCGAAAGTGATTTATCAGCATCAGAAATTGAACCTATCCGCAAAGCTTTAGATTTTATTTTGCGACAACAAGAACCATATCCAGCACTGGTAATGGATAGATACTGGAATCTGATTCAAAGTAATACAGCAGCGCAGCGACTAATCAATTGGTTAGTTCCAACCCAACAGCTACAAAATCTGCTTGATAGCAACGGCAAATTTAATTTGATGCGATTTATGTTTCATCCTCAGGGATTAAAACCTTTTATTGCTAATTGGGAAGAAATCGCTAACCATCTGATTCAACGAGTATATCGGGAAACCTTAGCGGAAGGTTGTAGTCAAGACTCTATAAACCTTTTCCAAGAACTACAAACCTATCCAGATATTCCTCGCTTGTGGCAAATATCTCACACCTGCACGTGGCAAGTACCATTACTAACATTGCAGTTTGTCAAAAATGGATTGAGCCTGAGCTTCTTTTCGACAATTGCTACCTTAGGAACACCCCATGATATAACCTTACAAGAATTAAGAATTGAAAGCCTATTTCCGGCAGATGAAGTGACGGAAGAA